TGAGAACAGTGCTTCTACGACGTCAGCGCAAATCCCTTCTAACCCCGGCGATGTAGCGTCCGTAGTTGATGAAGCGAGTCCTGCCGTCGTACTGATTGAAACGCTTGTAAAGAGTAATGGGCAAAGACAAAACAGCTCGAATATGGATGATCCGTTATTCCGTTACTTCTTCGGCGATCAGTCGAACCAAGGAAGCAACGGCAGCAATGAAGGCAGCAACAATGAATCTTCTCAGCTGCAGCCATCTGGTATCGGTTCCGGATTTATTTTCGACAAGTCCGGATACATTTTAACGAATGAGCACGTGGTTCACGGCGCTGATGTCATTCAAGTTACTCTCCAGGATAACAAAAAACCTTATGAAGCCAAACTGCTTGGCTCGAGTTATGAGCTGGACTTAGCCGTATTGAAAATCGAAGGAGATGGAGATTTTCCAGCTGTAAATCTCGGAGATTCGGATGATCTGAAAGTCGGAGAGTGGCTGGTTGCCATTGGTAACCCGCATGGTTTTGAACATACGGTAACAGCCGGTGTACTTAGCTCCAAAGAGCGTGATATTGATATTTCAGGTCAGAATGGTGAGAAGGACCGGAACTATGAACATCTGCTGCAAACCGATGCTTCAATTAACCCCGGAAACTCAGGCGGCCCACTGCTTAACTTGAAGGGTGAGGTCATCGGCATGAATGTCGCAGTTAGTTCAGAGGCGCAGGGTATCGGATTCGCGATCCCTTCCAAGACGATCAGCGAAGTTCTGGATTATCTCAAAAATGATCAAGAGGTTCCGAAAACCCCAATTCCTTTCATCGGAGCAAGACTTGGAACCTTGACACCGCAAGTATCTCAGCAGCTCGGTACGGATGTGACGGAAGGTTCTTATGTTGATAGTATTGTATTCCGTTCCCCGGCTTATGAAGCGGATCTCCGCCAGTATGATATTGTCACAGGAGCTGATGGGACGAAATACGCTACATCCCAGGATTTGATTGAGTTTATTCAATCGAAGAAAGTCGGGGATAAGATTACGCTGAATGTGGTGCGGAACGGGAAGAAACTGGATCTGCCGTTAACGATCGGTGACCGGAATGAATTCGAAACTTCCCAGCAGCAACAGCCATAAAGAAAACAAGGAGACAAGCGGAAGGGAGAGTCCCTTCCGCTTGTGCTGTTCTCTAGGGCATGG
Above is a window of Paenibacillus uliginis N3/975 DNA encoding:
- a CDS encoding S1C family serine protease; this translates as MDDQRNRFGQNDEEQTNEPQERLDQSSDNSSYYYSYGPFKSISGEDDRNEGHDSNGRREPQEVEITAPQPVRPVPSPSYSAGASGQGDGGGNGRGGSLPEKTSSGQWNFNHKPKSSVKTVLLSFLAGMLVITGLMFAADRANLFTPEAAIMSQAAGNENVKSALAPADENSASTTSAQIPSNPGDVASVVDEASPAVVLIETLVKSNGQRQNSSNMDDPLFRYFFGDQSNQGSNGSNEGSNNESSQLQPSGIGSGFIFDKSGYILTNEHVVHGADVIQVTLQDNKKPYEAKLLGSSYELDLAVLKIEGDGDFPAVNLGDSDDLKVGEWLVAIGNPHGFEHTVTAGVLSSKERDIDISGQNGEKDRNYEHLLQTDASINPGNSGGPLLNLKGEVIGMNVAVSSEAQGIGFAIPSKTISEVLDYLKNDQEVPKTPIPFIGARLGTLTPQVSQQLGTDVTEGSYVDSIVFRSPAYEADLRQYDIVTGADGTKYATSQDLIEFIQSKKVGDKITLNVVRNGKKLDLPLTIGDRNEFETSQQQQP